Below is a genomic region from Candidatus Anaeroferrophillus wilburensis.
GTTATGAACGTCCTGCCCCCTACCTGTTCACTTGTCGGGGGATCACGGTTGATCTCCAGCAGCAGCCACTGATCATGGGCATCCTCAACGTGACCCCTGATTCATTTTCAGATGGTTCCCGCTACCAGGCAAAAGAACAGGCTCTGGAACATGCCCGGCAGATGATTGCAGACGGAGCGGCAATCATCGATATCGGCGGCGAATCAACCAGGCCAGGAGCAGCAAAGGTAACCTTGGAGCAGGAACTTGAACGGGTGATCCCGGTCATTGAAGCTTTGAGGGCAGAGCGGGATGATATTCCATTATCCATCGATACTTACAAAAGTGACGTCGCCAGAGAGGCTTTGGCGTCCGGAGCTGACATGGTCAATGATATCAGTGCCGGCCGCTATGATTCCGGTATGGCCGGCGTGGTGGCTGCTACCGAGGCTTATCTGTGCCTGATGCACATTCAGGGAACACCGGACAATATGCAGGAGCATCCTGAATACCGCGAGGTTATCGAAGAAATAATCAGCTCTTTGGAAGAGAGCGTTGACCTTGCCGTCCAGAATGGGGTAGCCCGGGAGAAGCTGTTCATTGACCCGGGAATCGGTTTCGGCAAAACACTCGCCCATAACTTGACGATCCTCAAACACCTCCGAGAATTCAGGGTATTGGGGCTGCCGATTCTGATTGGTACTTCGCGAAAATCTTTTATCGGCCGGCTGACTGGAAAAGATGTTGATGACCGGTTGGCAGGCACCATTGCCAGCATCGCCCATGCCGTTTGGAGTGGCGGAAACATCATCAGAGTCCATGATGTTGGTGCCGCCCGTGATGCCATTCAGATCATTAATGCCATCCGGCAGGCTGATCGCTATGGAGAATGCTGATTGCCCGTCATATCAACAATAGTTATGATCTAACCTCTTCGAGTGCTATTTGATGGTAGATATCATTTATAATCTGCGCTGGCAGGATATTCTCGACATTGTCATCGTTGCCTTTCTTATCTACCATGTGCTGCTTATTATTCGCGGGACCCGGGCATTTCAGATTCTTCTGGGCCTCTTCCTGATTTTCATCATCTATGAAATTTCCCTCTATTTGGGGTTTTATACCCTACACTGGATAATCAACGGTTTTCTCAGTTCAATTATTCTCATCATTATCGTCCTCTTTCAGAACGAAATTCGCCGGGCCTTGGCAAAATTCGGCAAAACTTCTTTTTCCATTAATCCGTCAGAAGAGCATCATTATCTTGAGGAAACGGTAAAGGCATGCCTGGCCATGTCGTTGAAGCGGGTCGGTGCCTTGATCGTCTTTGCCCGTGAAAACAAGATGCCCAACATCATTGAGGGGGGAGTACAGATCAACGCCGAGATCAGCGATGCGCTGCTGCTCAGCATTTTCAACCCATCCTCTCCTCTCCACGACGGGGCGGTTATTATTATTGATGGCCAGATCGTCGCGGCCGGCTGTTTTCTGCCCCTGACCACCAACCCCCTCATTGATAAGAATTATGGCACCCGCCATCGGGCGGCAATCGGGATTACCGAAGATTCGGATGCAGTTGTTATTGTTGTTTCAGAAGAAACGGGCACCATTTCCCTGGCCATGGGTGGTAAAATCACCAGGGGACAGGACGCCGAGTCGCTGCACAAAGTATTGACCAAAATCTTTATGCCCAGCAAGAGAAACAAGGGGAATTTAAGTTTGCAGGGGCTGCGGGATCTGCTGCGGATAAAATAACCATGCTCCCCGGATGGGGGAGGGTGAATAGCCAGGATTGCTGCCCGAGGTGTACCATGTTTCGCCTGCACAATATTTTCTTCAATAATTTCAATCTCAAGATACTGTCGGTGATCTTGGCTGTTCTCCTGTGGTTTGTTGTCATTGGCGAAAGCAAGAATGAGCTGGGGATGGATGTCCCCATAGAATTTCAAGGTATTGCCCAAGATGTGACGATCGCCGGAGATATACCCAGCACCATCCACATCCGCCTGAAAGGCTCTGCCACCCTGTTGCGGCCGCTGACCAAGAAACCCCCCTTTTTCAGTATTGACCTCGCAGGAGCAAAAGTCGGTGATAACGTAATTCTTTTAGGGGAACACCAGCTGAAAAACCTTTCACTGGGAATAAATGTCGTCGACATTACCCCGCCAACCATAACCCTGACGCTTGATACAATCATTGAAAAACGTTTGCCGGTCGTTATTGAAACCAGCGGCTCCTTGCCCCGTGGCTACCAGATTGCCAACATGTCAACGATGCCTGAATTTGCCGTGGTGCGTGGCACCAAACGATACCTGCAGAAAATCGACAAGATAACCACTAAACCCATTGACCTTTCGACCATTGAACAGCAGCTTTCCCGTGAAGTGGCGCTTTCCTATCTGCCGGAAAAAATTAAATCCATTGACCCTCTGACGGTAAAGGTTTTTATTGCCATCAGTGAGGAGCGAACCCAACGCAGCATCAAGGGGGTTCGCATTGATTTCATTAATAAGCCACCATCTCTGGAGCGTCTCAGCTACAGCAACTATTTTGTCGATCTGCTGGTCAATTCACCCCAGACACTCCTGCTGGATGAAATACGCCATAACACGAACGTTTTCGTTGACTTGGCGGAACTGGAAGGCTCCGGTGTCGAGGATCATTATGTAACCCTGCCGGTTACCATTGAACTGCCGGACAAGGTTAATCTCATTTCTGCCAACCCAAAACAGGTCGAAGTCATCTTCAACCAGAAAAAGAAGTAACCATGTATAAAAGAAAACTCTTTGGCACCGATGGTGTGCGGGGCATTGCCAATATCGATCCGATGACCGCGGAAATGGCCCTGCACATCGGACGGGCAACGGCCTTTATCTGCAAAGAGAAAGAGCATCGGCATCGGATAGTCATCGGCAAGGATACCAGGCTGTCGGGTTATATGCTGGAAAGCGCCTTGGTTTCGGGAATTTGTTCCATGGGCGTCGATGTGCTGCAGATCGGCCCCATGCCGACTCCCGGAATTGCCTTTTTAACCCGCAGTATGCGGGCTGATGCCGGCATGGTTATATCCGCCTCCCATAATCCTTTTCAAGATAATGGCATCAAAATTTTTTCCCGTGATGGCTTCAAACTGCCTGATCAGCTTGAGGAGACCATCGAAAAAATGATTTTTAATGATACCATCAAGGGACTGCGTCCGACAGCGGACGCCGTGGGTAAGGCGTTCCGCATAGACGACGCCAACGGCCGCTATATCGTCTTCCTGAAAAACACTTTCCCCGATGAACTTGACCTGGAAGGATTACGGCTCGTTATTGACTGCGGCAATGGCGCTGCCTATAAGATTGCCCCGGCTGTTTTTGCCGAACTCGGGGCTTCGATCACCACTATCGGAGTCTCGCCGGATGGCAAAAATATTAATGATGGCTGCGGATCACTGCATCCGGAGCGGCTCCAGCAGGAGGTGATAAAACAACAAGCCCACCTCGGCATTGCCTTTGATGGTGATGCAGACCGGGTGGTGTTTGTCGATGAACGGGGAACAGAGGTTCATGGTGACCAGGTTATGGCTATCTGCGCACTGGAAATGGCCCGCAAAAATCAGTTGAAGAACAATACCCTGGTGGCTACCGTCATGAGCAATATGGGCTTGGAGAAGGCCCTGGAACCTGCAGGCATCTCTGTTGTCCGGACCCAGGTTGGAGATCGCTACGTGGTTGAGGAGATGCGCCAGCATGGCTACAATTTTGGTGGCGAACAATCCGGCCACCTGATTTTTATGGACCACAACACAACCGGAGATGGAATTTTATCCGCACTCCAGGTGCTGTCGGTGCTGGTCCGCTCAGGAAAATCCCTGTCCGAGCTGGCACAGGTTATGGATATCTATCCTCAGGTTTTGAAAAATGTGCCGGTGGCAAGTAAAGTTCCCCTCGATCAGGTCCCTGCCCTGTATGCCAGGATTAAGGACGTGGAACAGGAAATACAAGGTCGGGGACGCCTGCTGGTACGTTATTCAGGCACGGAGAACAAGCTTCGGGTCATGATGGAAGGGGACAATGCCGCCCAGATTAACGGCTATGTTGACGAACTGGCAGCCCTGGTGCAGCAGACCCTTGGCTGAGATCTGGCCGATGCAACCGACCGAAGAACATGCTGGAGACAAAAACCATGATTAAACTTGGTGTCAATATAGATCATGTGGCAACCATACGACAGGCCAGGGGAATCAGCGAACCGGACCCCGTTGCTGCCGCCGTGCTGGCGGAGATGGGTGGCGCAGACGGGATCACTGTTCATCTGCGGGAAGATCGGCGTCATATCCAGGATCGTGATGTGATGCTTCTGCGACAGGTAATCAAAACAAAATTAAATCTTGAAATGGCTCTCGCACCCGAAATCATTGCCATTGCTGAAGAGATTAAACCCGATACGGTGACGCTGGTGCCGGAAAAGCGGCAGGAACTGACTACGGAGGGCGGTCTTGATGTCATTGGCCAACAGGTGGCAGTAACTGAGGTGGTGCGCCGCTTTCAGTCCCAGGGAATAATCGTCAGCCTGTTTATTGATCCGGATGCTGATCAGATTGCAGCCGCTCATAAAACCGGGGCAGAGTATATTGAGATTCACACCGGTCGCTACTGTGATGCCCATTCGGCAGCAGAGCAGCAACATGA
It encodes:
- the folP gene encoding dihydropteroate synthase, with product MRKFFVHFQDIAGPDDAAAIMKQIGTDTHGVTLMKNKMVHYTLRVGPLPARAANIVKQEMLSVGGDAAVARGVIDCSAPDGPVLLSATRKQFRRFLQKMRAQPFSLPKLADQIQAAISCYERPAPYLFTCRGITVDLQQQPLIMGILNVTPDSFSDGSRYQAKEQALEHARQMIADGAAIIDIGGESTRPGAAKVTLEQELERVIPVIEALRAERDDIPLSIDTYKSDVAREALASGADMVNDISAGRYDSGMAGVVAATEAYLCLMHIQGTPDNMQEHPEYREVIEEIISSLEESVDLAVQNGVAREKLFIDPGIGFGKTLAHNLTILKHLREFRVLGLPILIGTSRKSFIGRLTGKDVDDRLAGTIASIAHAVWSGGNIIRVHDVGAARDAIQIINAIRQADRYGEC
- the cdaA gene encoding diadenylate cyclase CdaA, producing MVDIIYNLRWQDILDIVIVAFLIYHVLLIIRGTRAFQILLGLFLIFIIYEISLYLGFYTLHWIINGFLSSIILIIIVLFQNEIRRALAKFGKTSFSINPSEEHHYLEETVKACLAMSLKRVGALIVFARENKMPNIIEGGVQINAEISDALLLSIFNPSSPLHDGAVIIIDGQIVAAGCFLPLTTNPLIDKNYGTRHRAAIGITEDSDAVVIVVSEETGTISLAMGGKITRGQDAESLHKVLTKIFMPSKRNKGNLSLQGLRDLLRIK
- a CDS encoding phosphoglucosamine mutase, with protein sequence MYKRKLFGTDGVRGIANIDPMTAEMALHIGRATAFICKEKEHRHRIVIGKDTRLSGYMLESALVSGICSMGVDVLQIGPMPTPGIAFLTRSMRADAGMVISASHNPFQDNGIKIFSRDGFKLPDQLEETIEKMIFNDTIKGLRPTADAVGKAFRIDDANGRYIVFLKNTFPDELDLEGLRLVIDCGNGAAYKIAPAVFAELGASITTIGVSPDGKNINDGCGSLHPERLQQEVIKQQAHLGIAFDGDADRVVFVDERGTEVHGDQVMAICALEMARKNQLKNNTLVATVMSNMGLEKALEPAGISVVRTQVGDRYVVEEMRQHGYNFGGEQSGHLIFMDHNTTGDGILSALQVLSVLVRSGKSLSELAQVMDIYPQVLKNVPVASKVPLDQVPALYARIKDVEQEIQGRGRLLVRYSGTENKLRVMMEGDNAAQINGYVDELAALVQQTLG
- a CDS encoding pyridoxine 5'-phosphate synthase, with translation MIKLGVNIDHVATIRQARGISEPDPVAAAVLAEMGGADGITVHLREDRRHIQDRDVMLLRQVIKTKLNLEMALAPEIIAIAEEIKPDTVTLVPEKRQELTTEGGLDVIGQQVAVTEVVRRFQSQGIIVSLFIDPDADQIAAAHKTGAEYIEIHTGRYCDAHSAAEQQHEYKLIEEACVIARNLNLGVNAGHGLNYRNIQPIVRIPGIEEMNIGHSIIGYAVLVGLERAVREMKNLLMP